One Rosa chinensis cultivar Old Blush chromosome 3, RchiOBHm-V2, whole genome shotgun sequence DNA window includes the following coding sequences:
- the LOC112191778 gene encoding uncharacterized protein LOC112191778 produces MGHAKYIFPAVLGSFAVAWAFDHFVADKKIFGGTTPSTVANKEWWEATDKKFQAWPRTAGPPVVMNPISRQNFIVKSGTDE; encoded by the exons ATGGGCCACGCGAAATACATCTTTCCTGCTGTGTTGGGATCATTTGCAGTGGCATGGGCATTTGACCATTTTGTTGCTGACAAGAAGATATTTGGAG GAACTACTCCATCAACTGTTGCAAACAAAGAATGGTGGGAAGCAACTGACAAGAAGTTCCAGGCATGGCCTCGCACTGCCGGTCCTCCTGTGGTCATGAATCCCATCAGTCGTCAGAATTTCATTGTGAAGTCAGGCACCGATGAATGA
- the LOC112191772 gene encoding leucine-rich repeat receptor-like tyrosine-protein kinase PXC3, whose amino-acid sequence MPFSQFGSLEKKFEFFSTDTCKRRQPAMAFLWLLLLFVAGFLSQSQSQLVGAQLHDQTTLLAINEELGGLPGWGGVNNSDYCSWPGISCGLNHSMVERLDLSHHDLRGNVTIISGLKALRRLDLSFNDFHGSIPSALGNLSQLEFLDLSLNKFEGSIPLELGNLKNLRSLNLSNNLLVGQIPNEIQGLHKLEDFQISSNKLNGSIPLWVGNLTNLRVFTAYENALGGKIPDNLGSVSDLESLNLHSNWLEGPIPKSIFASGKLEFLVLTQNRLSGDIPQEIGSCSSLSSIRIGNNDLVGSIPHTVGNISGLTYFEADNNNLSGEIVPEFSNCSNLTLLNLASNGFTGRIPPELGQLMNLQELILSGNSLYGDIPKSILRCKNLNKLDLSNNRINGTLPNDICNMSRLQYLLLSQNSIRGEIPHEIGNCVKLLELQMGRNYLTGNVPPEIGHIKNLQIALNLSFNHLRGPLPPELGKLDKLVSLDVSNNQLSDIIPSAFKGMLSLIEVNFSNNLFTGPVPTFIPFQKSPNSSFLGNKGLCGEPLSSSCGSSYSADHDNYHHRVSYRIILAVIGSGLAIFVSVTVVVLLFMMREKQEKEERAAETEDEGANNVPVIVAGSVFVENLRQAIDLDCAVKATLKDSNKVSTGTFSTVYKAVMPSGLIVSVKRLKSMDRTIVHHQNKMIRELERLSKLCHDNLVRPIGFVIYEDVALLLHHYLPYGTLCQLLHESSKKPEYEPDWPTRLSIAIGVAEGLAFLHNVAIIHLDISSGNVLLDGNFKPLVGEIEISKLLDPSRGTASISAVAGSFGYIPPEYAYTMQVTAPGNVYSYGVILLEILTTKLPVDEAFDEGVDLVKWVHNAPMRGETPEQILDARLSTVSFGWRKEMLAALKIALLCTDNIPAKRPKMKKVVEMLQEIK is encoded by the exons ATGCCCTTTTCTCAGTTTGGGAGTTTGGAGAAGAAATTTGAGTTCTTTTCCACAGACACCTGCAAAAGAAGGCAACCAGCAATGGCATTTTTGTGGTTGTTGCTCCTTTTTGTAGCCGGGTTCTTATCCCAGTCTCAGTCTCAGCTTGTGGGCGCTCAGCTTCATGATCAGACCACATTGTTAGCCATTAATGAAGAGCTTGGAGGACTGCCTGGGTGGGGTGGTGTCAACAACTCAGACTACTGTTCTTGGCCTGGCATTAGCTGCGGTTTGAACCATTCAATGGTGGAAAGGCTTGATCTTTCTCATCATGACCTTCGAGGTAATGTGACTATCATTTCTGGGCTCAAAGCTTTGAGGAGGCTTGACCTCTCTTTTAATGATTTCCATGGATCCATTCCTTCTGCTCTTGGAAATTTATCTCAGCTTGAGTTTCTTGATTTGTCTTTGAATAAGTTTGAAGGTTCAATTCCACTAGAGCTGGGTAACCTCAAAAACCTTAGATCTTTGAACCTGTCCAATAACTTGCTTGTAGGACAAATACCAAATGAAATTCAGGGCCTACATAAGTTAGAGGACTTTCAAATATCTAGTAACAAGCTGAATGGTTCTATCCCACTTTGGGTGGGGAACTTGACCAATTTGAGAGTTTTTACTGCCTATGAGAATGCATTGGGGGGTAAAATTCCCGATAATCTAGGCTCTGTTTCTGACCTTGAATCGTTGAATCTACATTCCAACTGGCTAGAAGGCCCAATCCCCAAGAGCATTTTTGCTTCAGGGAAGCTGGAGTTTTTAGTTTTGACTCAGAACAGATTAAGTGGAGATATTCCTCAAGAAATAGGAAGCTGCAGTAGTCTTTCTAGCATCCGAATCGGGAACAATGATCTTGTAGGTAGCATTCCTCACACAGTTGGGAATATTAGTGGCCTAACTTACTTTGAAGCAGACAACAACAATCTTTCTGGTGAAATTGTTCCAGAATTTTCCAACTGCTCAAATCTTACCCTCCTAAATTTAGCCTCAAATGGATTTACTGGAAGGATTCCTCCAGAGCTTGGACAGCTTATGAATCTGCAGGAGTTGATTCTCTCTGGTAACAGTCTATATGGAGATATTCCCAAATCAATTCTTAGGTGCAAGAATCTTAACAAGCTGGATctcagcaacaacagaatcaATGGTACCTTACCGAATGATATCTGTAACATGTCAAGATTGCAATACTTGCTATTGAGCCAGAATTCGATAAGGGGAGAGATACCTCATGAGATTGGGAACTGTGTTAAACTGCTGGAGCTGCAAATGGGAAGAAACTATTTGACTGGCAATGTCCCTCCAGAAATTGGTCATATCAAAAACTTGCAGATAGCCTTAAATTTGAGCTTCAACCATCTCCGTGGGCCTCTTCCCCCTGAATTAGGGAAACTTGACAAGCTTGTTTCTCTTGATGTCTCCAATAATCAGCTTTCCGATATTATTCCATCTGCATTTAAGGGAATGCTGAGCTTGATAGAGGTTAATTTTTCGAACAATCTATTTACTGGTCCAGTACCGACATTCATACCATTTCAGAAAAGTCCAAATTCAAGTTTTCTGGGAAATAAAGGGCTATGTGGAGAGCCACTGAGCTCCTCATGTGGAAGTTCTTACAGTGCTGACCATGATAATTACCATCACAGGGTTTCTTACAGAATCATACTCGCAGTTATTGGTTCTGGTTTGGCAATTTTTGTCTCTGTAACTGTAGTTGTTCTGCTGTTTATGATGAGAGAGAAgcaggagaaggaagagagagctGCTGAAACTGAAGATGAAGGAGCCAACAACGTACCAGTGATAGTAGCAGGGAGTGTTTTTGTTGAGAATCTCAGACAAGCAATTGATCTTGATTGTGCTGTTAAAGCAACATTGAAGGATTCAAACAAGGTCAGTACTGGGACTTTTAGCACTGTTTACAAGGCTGTAATGCCATCTGGGCTGATTGTGTCAGTGAAGCGACTAAAATCCATGGACAGGACAATAGTTCATCACCAGAACAAGATGATTAGAGAGCTTGAAAGGCTGAGTAAACTCTGCCATGATAACCTAGTGCGCCCTATTGGATTTGTTATTTATGAAGATGTTGCTCTTTTGCTGCATCATTACTTGCCCTATGGGACATTATGTCAGCTTCTTCATGAATCTTCCAAGAAACCTGAATATGAACCCGACTGGCCAACAAGACTTTCTATTGCCATTGGAGTAGCAGAAGGGTTGGCTTTTCTTCATAATGTGGCAATTATCCACCTTGATAtatcttctggcaatgttcTTTTGGATGGTAACTTCAAGCCTCTGGTTGGAGAGATTGAGATTTCAAAGCTGTTGGATCCATCCAGAGGCACAGCCAGTATTAGTGCAGTTGCTGGATCCTTTGGTTATATTCCTCCAG AATATGCGTATACAATGCAAGTTACAGCTCCTGGAAATGTTTATAGCTATGGTGTTATTTTGCTGGAGATCCTTACTACAAAATTGCCAGTAGATGAGGCCTTCGATGAGGGAGTAGATTTGGTGAAGTGGGTGCATAATGCTCCTATGAGAGGGGAAACCCCAGAGCAGATTCTTGACGCAAGGCTCAGCACGGTTTCCTTTGGTTGGAGGAAAGAAATGCTTGCAGCACTGAAGATTGCATTACTCTGCACTGACAACATCCCGGCCAAACGGCCAAAAATGAAGAAGGTTGTGGAAATGCTTCAAGAAATAAAGTAA
- the LOC112195379 gene encoding uncharacterized protein LOC112195379, whose translation MSANSDSSLTCDSEVMSRPQTSGETTHAAAIHSPPRNGEDDLSGYHYWSTMAGPNHEHLLIPLTERDRVHRFVFGLRSDIRERMLGHLESPWEVMLGEAYHVERYVEVIHQVLAHEKSGTQIPNELREQMQIIPIGELERERTRAFEDDNLQGYQYWSAMAGPNHEHLLIPRTKRDSVHRFIFGLRSNIRARMLGHLESPWEVMIAEALRVEKYMTVIQQVLDHEKAGTQIPKNLRKQMQMIPVGELERERARAI comes from the coding sequence ATGTCTGCAAACTCTGACTCCTCCCTCACTTGCGATTCTGAAGTTATGTCTCGGCCTCAGACCTCAGGAGAGACGACACATGCAGCAGCGATACACAGCCCACCTAGGAATGGTGAGGATGACTTGTCGGGGTACCACTATTGGAGCACAATGGCTGGACCTAACCATGAACACCTACTTATACCACTAACAGAGAGAGATCGTGTCCACCGATTCGTATTCGGGTTACGCTCTGATATCCGAGAAAGGATGTTAGGACACTTGGAAAGCCCATGGGAAGTGATGCTAGGAGAGGCTTACCATGTAGAAAGGTATGTGGAAGTTATTCACCAAGTATTGGCCCATGAGAAATCGGGCACTCAGATACCCAACGAACTACGGGAGCAAATGCAAATCATACCTATAGGGGAACTCGAAAGGGAACGCACAAGGGCATTTGAAGATGATAACTTGCAAGGATACCAGTATTGGAGCGCAATGGCTGGACCTAACCACGAACACCTTCTTATACCACGAACAAAGCGAGACTCTGTGCACCGGTTCATATTTGGGTTACGCTCAAATATCCGGGCAAGGATGTTAGGACACTTGGAAAGCCCGTGGGAAGTGATGATAGCAGAAGCTTTGCGCGTGGAAAAGTATATGACTGTGATTCAACAAGTATTGGACCATGAGAAAGCAGGCACTCAGATACCCAAGAACCTACGCAAGCAAATGCAAATGATACCAGTAGGGGAACTCGAAAGGGAGCGCGCAAGGGCCATATAG